In Candidatus Zixiibacteriota bacterium, the sequence CTTTCGTTTGCGCTGAAGGCTGTCGCGGAAAGCCCAGTTGACCTCGAGATCTTCGCTGTAAACTTCGATAACACCGATCACCCAGGCGTCGGAACGGGCACTGCGCTTCTCTGCCAGACTGCCAACTGTTCCGGCCAACACAACCTCGCCATCGGTTACCTCAACCTGGATGAAACCTTCATCGACCCAGATATCGGATTCGAGACGGCGCAGGATATCTTTCTCGATCTCCTCGTCGGATCGTTCAATCGAATATTCTATCGCGATCTGGTTGTTGACATCGCGCACTCCGGTAATCCCGGCGGAGACATCAGCGGCCAGATTCTTTTCCTGGCGCGAAGCGACAATCCCGCCCAGGTGCACCACACCGTCTTTGACCGAAATCTTTAAATCAGCAACTTCAACAGCCGGATCTTCAAGAAGCGCTCTGTTTATATCCTGTTTGATTTGCTGGTCCAAACGGGGACGCGGATCAACGACTATACTGTTTATTACCGCGCGTACTCCACGTAGCGTTGTGGCCACATCGGTTGCCCTCTGCTTTGCCAGCAGGTTGTCGACCTCACCGCTCAAAGTCACCACTCCATCAGTTGTAGTAATATCAATTTTATGCGTGGGTACAGATTCCTCTAAAAGAAGGTGAGTCTCGAGCGCATCTGTAATCGCCTTGTCCGAGATGTCCCCGGCAACCTGGGCGTTTATATTTGATTGTAATGCAAATAAAATCAAGAACAGGTTGGCTGTTACGGTAAGAAAATTTAATAGTGGCCGACGTAATGCTAACTTTTTCAACTTCATAATTCTCATCTCCTCCCCTTTGCGGTTCGGTTATCGATATTTAGCACGCCTAAAATAATATTCAATTTGGCGCGCACTGTTAATAACGACTTGATCCGGGTCATTTGCAATGCGGGATGATTGCTAAGGATGTACGTAGAACGACTACGCAGTATACGATAGCATTCTCTCTGAGGGAACTTTTTGAATTGCAGTTGTAATAGAAATCAATTATACTAAATCATTAAAGAGTTTATAGATAAAATAGATGACAAAATGAAAGTAAGCTTAAAAATACTGGCGATATTTAAAAGAGATGAAGATCTGAATGCTGTCAAAGAACATCTAACAGGCGGGGATTTCATTCCCCGCATCAGCAGAGTCTCCACTTTGGAACAATTTCAGGGTAAACTCGAAGATGATATCTGGGATTTAATACTGGTCAGTCCAGACATTCCCTACCCGAATCCATTGGAAGCATTTCAGATTTTAAACCAGAGTGAACTCGAAATTCCTTTTATAGTGATTGCCAGCGGATTCGATGAAGAACTGGCGATCAATTTACTCAAAGAGGGAGTCAGCGATTATATATTAAAAAGTCGCCTGATAAGACTGGTGCCATCCGTACAAAGGGTAATTTCCGAAGCCAACCTGAGAAGAGAAACGCAACGTATTCAGCAACAGCTCGAGCATATTCGTCGAATGTTCGAACGCTTCATGACTTTTGTTCCCGGAATTGTAACAATCAAAAACAGTAAAGGTGAATATCAGTTCGTCAACAACTACGCCCTGGACACTTTCGGCTGGCGCGAAAAAGATGTTCTCGGAAAAACAGATTATGATCTCTGGCCTGCCGAACGGGCTAGATTCTATTCTGATATAGACAGCGATATACTGACGAGTGGAAAAAGAAAGGAATTCAATGAAATTATCCCGCACAACGGTGAGGAATTCACCTTTCTGACCAACAGGTTTCCGATCAAGCGCAATGAGGAAACTGATCTGATTGGAAATATGTCATTGGATATCACTGACAGACGGAAAACCGAAAGAAGACTGGAAGATACCCGTTCAGAACTCGAAGATGAACAGATGAAACTCGAGAAAAAAGACATCGCTCTGGGCGAAGTTCTTTCCAATATCGATGACAAGCGCCAGGACTTTAAACAGCAGATATTCGATAATCTCGAGGAAAATATCTTCCCCACGCTTCATAAACTCCGCGCCTCGTTGCCCGAAGCACAACAGAAACTGGTCGATATGCTTCAGACAGATCTGCGCGATCTGATGTCTCCTTTTACCGGCACGCTAAAAAACAGGTTTCGCGCTTTGACGCCACGTGAACTCGAGATCTGCCGAATGATAAAAAGCGGGATGACTTCCAAGGAAATCGCCGAAACCCTGACTCTTGCAGTCAACACGATCCACAAACACCGCGAAATGATCCGCAAGAAGCTCGGCCTGACCAACCGTGACCTGAATCTGAACTCATACCTGAAATCCTCGGAATTCAAATGAGGGTATTGCTTTGGGGAGGTCATATTAACAGACAATTCACCCCGCCGTGGTAAATCTTTTACTCCCCGGACGACTAATTAATCATTCAACAGGTTCAACCTGAATATTTGTCGAATTCTCAGGGCATTTAGCCATATCAGCGAGTCTTTAGTGGTGATAAAAACTGCGAATTAAATGGTTATATTCCTTAACCATTGAAATTATCACCCTGTTTTCTAAACACAGGCTGATAATTTCACCCGCGAAAAGTAAATATTTTCATTTTTTTTGCGCCGGGACGCCCGCCTTCAGGGTTACTGCCATATACCATCATTAGTGTGATAAAAGGGTAACATACCCGTTAATAATTGTACCTCAAATATACCATCATATACCCTATTAGCAAAAACTGAGCATCCCTCAGGAGTTTAATATATATTATATTCTATAATATAATAAGCAAGAATTAACTTGACAAGTATTTCTTTGTATCATAGAATGTGTGCAGATTATCGAACACCACGATATAGATCAGACGTTTACGAATCTGTGGAAAGCCGTTAAAAGACTGTTATATCAGCTCAATCTTAAACTGATCCCGAGGGGGTGATGCCTATAGGATAGTACCGTCTTTACATCAGCAGACTCGCCCTAAAGGTTAGATGTGCAGGTAACAAAGCAGTGAGGGGACCAATTTGGAAACCTACAGCCAAACTTGGACTGCTTTGCCATAGGTAGGTTAATGAAATGGCAACTTCTTTTATGGAGGAAAAACGAATGCGTTTTAATTACGGAATCAGCAGGGTACTGCTTTTGGCCCTCTGCGCAGTTTTCGTTTTTGGTTTCGTATCCAGCCTCAGCGCTTATACAGGAATCAAATACGGTAATTACTATTATCACACTCATGATCGTTTGCATGTTACCACGCCGGATACCTGCGAGTACATTTACTCGACCATTGGCCTTCCGGTCGAAGTCACATGGGTCGACGATCAGCTCGATTCACTCTACTATTATGCAGGTAACGGATCCCAGAAAGTCGTCTTCGGTTCTGATTTGACCTACGGTGGCGGTGATGATCATCCCTGTGTCGATTACTTTATGTACGATGCCGACCAGGATATTTATTCTTATGAATTCACTTTTGAATTTGATGAAGATGTCTTCAACGCTATGGGCGTGGATTCTACAGCCGGCCTGATCGTTACCAACGGCTGGGGCCGTCCGACTGTCAACATCTACCCGGGCAAAATCGAAGTTGTGGGTGCCAACCCGACTCCGATTACGCTTCAGGACCAGATGACTGAGCCATTCCTGTACATCAACCTCAAGGTGAAATCGTCCGCCTCCCCGTACCAGGACGCTAACCTAACGCTGACCGAATGCCGTTTTAACGAAATTCCTTCGATCAGCAATCAGTGCTATTATGACCTGACTCTCGGCAACCCCAACGGTCAGACTGTTTATGGTTATCCGATCATCGGTGAGCATCATGACTACATGGTCTTTGTTGACCAGGGCAGCCCGATCTGGCAGGATCCGCGCGACATCCTCAATTTCAACGGTATAGGCGAGCTTTTCGTATGCGACTGGAAATCGGTTTCCGGCCGTGTCGTTTTCTGCGGAACTTCCAATCCGCTTGGTATCTGCAGCGCTCAGGTTACCCTGACTCATCTCCCCGTCGATCCGATCAACGACCCGAAAATTCCGGATCAGACGATCACCACTCTGTGTGGTCCCGGCTGTGGTTCGATCGACTGTCAGGGCACTTATCTCTTCAACCAGATCATGGGCGGTTATGACTACAAGGTGACTGTCAAGAAGCATAACGCGTACCGTGGCGCAATTACCGCCAACGATGCCGCACTGGTTCTGCGTCACCTGGTTGAGAATCCGGCCCTGGACGGCTGTTGCGAATATATTGCCGCCGACGTAACCGGTTACAACCCGCTTCTCGGCGACTGCGATATCTCGGCATTGGACGCTTCCATGATCCTGCAGTATGTCGTCCAGATGATCGATTACTTCCCGAAGAACGCCAAGGACAGCACCAACTGGCTGTTTGTCCCGACCGAATGGATGTACGATCTGGATGGCGAGGGCGAAGATATCTGCATCTGCCCCGAAGAAGCATACTGGTACTATCCTCTGGATGCCAACTACATGGATCAGGACTTCGCCGGAATCCTTCTGGGTGATGTCTCACGTGACTGGCCGTACCAGAAAGTAGCTCCGACCGAGCTGGCTGATGATGTCATCAATACCGAGTTCCGCAATGTTTCCAGCGACCTGATTGAAGTCGTCATGAATGTCGACCTGGGCCAGGGCGCGCGCTCCTTCCAGATGGATGTCGAGTTCGATGCCTCTGCTTATGAGGTAGTCGAAATCAGCGCCGGCCAGGACATGAATGACTGGTTGTTCGCTTCCAATATCGTCGGCAACACGATCAAGATCGCGACCGCTAACGGACACAACACCTATGGCAACCTGGAGAGTGTTGTCATCGGACTGCGTCCGCTGAACGGTTCTGCCGATGCTGAACTGATTCTGACTGATCTTGTGATCGACGATATGATTTACCTGACCGAACCGCGTCGCCTGGGTGGCGCCGGCAGTCTGCCGACTGACTATGCTCTGCATAACAACTATCCTAATCCGTTCAACCCGGAAACTGTGATCAGTTTCTCGCTTCCGGAAGCCGAGCATGTTCAGATCGAGATCATCAACCTCCTGGGTCAGTCGATCCGTTCCCTGACCGACAGGAGCTTCGATGCCGGTACTCACACTGTCGTTTGGGATGCTACCAACAATTCCGGCGACGAAGTGGCCAGCGGTGTTTACTTCTATAAAATCCAGGCCGGTAATTTCGTGGACACCAAGAAGATGACGCTGATGCGTTAAATTGGTCTATAAACATTACTGGATCTGACTCACTACCCCCCTGCCGGGCGAAATCGTCCGGCGGGGCGGGTTTGATTAAATTTGGATGTGAGGTTGAAGATGAACAAGATACTACCTGCACTTGCGGGGGTTTTAATGCTTCTGATGATGCCCGGGCTGTTTTGTCTGCCCCTTATGGGAGAAGATATCCAGGTATCGTTGCCTGACACCGTGATTACCAGGGGTGATACCGCCAGACTGGCCGTGACTGTTGACGAAATCACCTCCTCACATCAGGTCTTTTCATACGATGCTGAAATCGCTTATGATTCCAGCCTGATCAAAATCATTGATATCGATAAAGACGGCTCCCTTTCCTCCGGGTCTTTTTTCGCCAAAAACACCAAAGACACATCGTTCTTTGTTGCCTGCGCCAGCGGTTCGCTTATCTATGGTTCAGGTGTGCTCTTCTGGGTTGAACTGACCGTAAAGGAAAATGCTCCCGGTGGAAGTGTCGGCTCCCTTGAAGCCATCCAGGCGAAATTCAATGAAGGCAATCCCCCCAGCCAGTGGCTCGACGGCGCGATCGAAACTTTTGCCGTCGGACCATATATCAACTGTCCCGACACTCAGCTTGATATGGATGTGTGCGAGGGTCAACAGGCCTGTATCGAACTGGTGATCAATGACTACACCGATGTCACTGTCAGCCGGGGTACATGGCAAAACGACACCCTCTGCTTCACCCCCGACCAGAGCGGGACATACGATTTTTCGATTACCGCTTCGGATGGTACAACCGAAGTTGAATGCGATTTTTCGGCCGAAATCAATCTGGTACCTCATGTGAACATCTCGGTCGATGAAATCAATCTCGATACGATCCTCTGCTCTCCGGGCCAGGTATGCCTTGACCTGCCAATCACCGGGCAGAGCGAAGTCGCGGTCGAATACGGCGACTTCGAAAACGACGAATTCTGTTTTTCTGTCGATACTGGCGGACTCTACGAATTTACACTGGTGGCTTCCAACCAGTGCTATTCCGACACCTGTCAAGTTACAGCCGACGTAACCATCTACGATCAAATCTCGATTTCCTGTCCGACAATTACGGATACATTTCTATGTGCTCCGGGATTGATCTGTCTCGATTTCCCGATTGATCAGCAGACCAAAACCAGCGTAAATTTCGGTAGCTGGAGCTCCAATCAATTCTGCTTCAATGCTGATACATCCGGTGTCTATAGCTTCGTGGTCGCGGCTGAAAACGACTGCTATGCGGATACCTGCTGGTTCGCGCTGGAGGTTACCGTCTATGACGAAATCGAAATTCAGGCACCGGCCGAAGTGATCGATACAACTCTGTTTGAACTGGGTGAACTCTGTCTCGACCTGCCGATTGTCGGCTATGATTCAGTTTATGTCTCAACTGGAAGCTTCAATAATGGTCAACTATGCCTCGAGATCGTCGATTCAGGCACCTACCAGATCGATATTTCCGCCGTCAGCCAATGCGGAAGAGACAGCGCGAGCATAACATTGAATGTCAAGCTCGCCCCGGAGATTATTATGGGGTGCCCGACTGATCTGGACAACATCTACCTGATCGAAGAGCGGGAGGTGAAGATACCACTGCCGATCAGGGGTCATGATCAGGTCATCATCTCGGATACTGGTGCCTCATGGATAAACGATTCGCTTCGATTCACCCCCCATCAGGATGGAAACTACTTTTTCGAAGTAACTGCTTCCAACAACGGTGGCGATGAGGTAACCTGCGAGTTCGACTGCTACGTCGAGATGACCACCGATTTCGATATCGATGTGGTTGACTTAGAGGGATCTTTTCCGCAGTCAGCGCAGATAGGCGACAGCATCCCGATAGAAATAGCGATCGAATCGAATACCAACTTCCTTACACAGATGGATGTCCGCAACTTCAAGATCAAGATACTTTTTGATCCTGTCTGTGTTGATCCACATAACATGATCAAGGGACCGATGACAGATTATTCCACCTGGGACGATTACCAGATGCGAGTAGACACGGATACGGTGATTATAAACATGAACAGCTCCGATCCCCTCAACGGGAACGGTATTCTGTTCAATCTGGAAGCTGGATTTATTGTACAGGATACGAATTTCAGTAATTCCACAAATCTCAAGGTTGTGTCTTTCGAAACCAACGCAGGTGATCCCAATATAATCGACGGGCTGGGAACTGTTACTCTTCATTGGGTATCAGATGTCACGGCGTACGATGCTCATGTGGTTCCGGAGGATTTCGAGCTGATGACTAATTATCCGAATCCGTTCAACGCCGGCACCACAATTAGTTTCGCGATCGCGCGTGAAACTCATGTCGCCATCGATATCCTCAATATCAGAGGACAGAAGGTGACAACGCTGGTCAACCAGGTTTTGGGACCGGGGTATTATGAAACATCATGGGATGGAAAATCTACCGACGGCCGGACATCAGCCAGCGGGATGTATTTTTATCGCATGACTACGGACGAGAAAATCGAATCACGCAAGATGATTATGCTCAAGTAGGCTCGCGAACATATATAAAGATATGCTGAGCATGACGCTTCTAATGTCTTAGAGCGTCACAGTCTGCCCAGTATCGAGACGGGGTTGCTGGTACGATCGGCCACAACCCCGATATTTTTTACTAAATTTCATGTATATCTATCAATAATTACATTAGTATAATAGTAATGTAAACAATGTGATCGTTATCAAAAATCAAATCTCTGATAATAAGATAAGGCTTTGTTCTCCTGTGTTTATTGGCAATTTTCCTGTACTGTATGGATAAATTAAGCGAAAAAATCAGAAACCTTATTGACAATTGTGTTAGAATTTCACTTTTTGTCGATACTAATTAGGGCAGGATACAGGTGGTGCCACACATTGCAATTTCTAAATTTATCATTGTGCTGTTATGATTAAAAATATTTCCAATCGTCGTATTAACGTTCTGGTTATCGATGATGACCCGGACGTATGTAAATTTCTGGAGCACTTTCTGGTCAAGCATGAATACGAGGTGGTCTCAGTTAATGATCCCGAGCATGCTTTACCAATGCTTAAAAAGCAGAATTTCCAGATTATCCTTCTCGATATCGTTATGCCAAAGCTGGACGGGGTTGAAGTACTCAAACAGATCCGCCATTTCGACAAGGACGTCTGCGTCATTGTTCTCTCCGGTTATCCGACTTTCGACCGCGCGCGCGACACTTTCAAAAACGAATGCTACGATTTTTTAACCAAGCCTTTCGAATCCGAACGACTTCTCAGTGTACTCGACGGCGCGGTTAAAAAGTACGGGCTCAAGTCCGACCTCAACCAGCTCGCAACACAGCAGATTGCAGAAACAGTCAAACAGAAACGAGCTGAATATAAGCTCAGCCTGAGACAACTGGCCAACCGTACAGGGCTCTCGACCAGCTTGATATACCAGATCGAGCACGCCCAGACTACGCCCTCGGTAGCGACCCTTTCGCGCCTGTCGACCGCACTCGACACTCCTCTGGAAGATTTCTTCAAAGGTCTTTAAACGCAGATTATTCAATCTGAAACAATAACCGTTGCAAATTTGCACTTCTTCAACCACATTGTATACATGACATCCATGCAGTGACCTCCATAGTTTCTGATCGAAATTGGTACAGCGACTCCGATTTAGACCTGCTGTTTCTTTCCGATCCATGATAGTAAGGAGGAAATCATGAGATACATCTTTATCCTGTCTTTGTTGTTTATTCTTTTTAGCTTCTCTCATCTATTTGCCGATGAGGAGTCGCA encodes:
- a CDS encoding response regulator produces the protein MIKNISNRRINVLVIDDDPDVCKFLEHFLVKHEYEVVSVNDPEHALPMLKKQNFQIILLDIVMPKLDGVEVLKQIRHFDKDVCVIVLSGYPTFDRARDTFKNECYDFLTKPFESERLLSVLDGAVKKYGLKSDLNQLATQQIAETVKQKRAEYKLSLRQLANRTGLSTSLIYQIEHAQTTPSVATLSRLSTALDTPLEDFFKGL
- a CDS encoding PAS domain-containing protein — protein: MKVSLKILAIFKRDEDLNAVKEHLTGGDFIPRISRVSTLEQFQGKLEDDIWDLILVSPDIPYPNPLEAFQILNQSELEIPFIVIASGFDEELAINLLKEGVSDYILKSRLIRLVPSVQRVISEANLRRETQRIQQQLEHIRRMFERFMTFVPGIVTIKNSKGEYQFVNNYALDTFGWREKDVLGKTDYDLWPAERARFYSDIDSDILTSGKRKEFNEIIPHNGEEFTFLTNRFPIKRNEETDLIGNMSLDITDRRKTERRLEDTRSELEDEQMKLEKKDIALGEVLSNIDDKRQDFKQQIFDNLEENIFPTLHKLRASLPEAQQKLVDMLQTDLRDLMSPFTGTLKNRFRALTPRELEICRMIKSGMTSKEIAETLTLAVNTIHKHREMIRKKLGLTNRDLNLNSYLKSSEFK
- a CDS encoding T9SS type A sorting domain-containing protein — protein: MATSFMEEKRMRFNYGISRVLLLALCAVFVFGFVSSLSAYTGIKYGNYYYHTHDRLHVTTPDTCEYIYSTIGLPVEVTWVDDQLDSLYYYAGNGSQKVVFGSDLTYGGGDDHPCVDYFMYDADQDIYSYEFTFEFDEDVFNAMGVDSTAGLIVTNGWGRPTVNIYPGKIEVVGANPTPITLQDQMTEPFLYINLKVKSSASPYQDANLTLTECRFNEIPSISNQCYYDLTLGNPNGQTVYGYPIIGEHHDYMVFVDQGSPIWQDPRDILNFNGIGELFVCDWKSVSGRVVFCGTSNPLGICSAQVTLTHLPVDPINDPKIPDQTITTLCGPGCGSIDCQGTYLFNQIMGGYDYKVTVKKHNAYRGAITANDAALVLRHLVENPALDGCCEYIAADVTGYNPLLGDCDISALDASMILQYVVQMIDYFPKNAKDSTNWLFVPTEWMYDLDGEGEDICICPEEAYWYYPLDANYMDQDFAGILLGDVSRDWPYQKVAPTELADDVINTEFRNVSSDLIEVVMNVDLGQGARSFQMDVEFDASAYEVVEISAGQDMNDWLFASNIVGNTIKIATANGHNTYGNLESVVIGLRPLNGSADAELILTDLVIDDMIYLTEPRRLGGAGSLPTDYALHNNYPNPFNPETVISFSLPEAEHVQIEIINLLGQSIRSLTDRSFDAGTHTVVWDATNNSGDEVASGVYFYKIQAGNFVDTKKMTLMR
- a CDS encoding T9SS type A sorting domain-containing protein, with amino-acid sequence MNKILPALAGVLMLLMMPGLFCLPLMGEDIQVSLPDTVITRGDTARLAVTVDEITSSHQVFSYDAEIAYDSSLIKIIDIDKDGSLSSGSFFAKNTKDTSFFVACASGSLIYGSGVLFWVELTVKENAPGGSVGSLEAIQAKFNEGNPPSQWLDGAIETFAVGPYINCPDTQLDMDVCEGQQACIELVINDYTDVTVSRGTWQNDTLCFTPDQSGTYDFSITASDGTTEVECDFSAEINLVPHVNISVDEINLDTILCSPGQVCLDLPITGQSEVAVEYGDFENDEFCFSVDTGGLYEFTLVASNQCYSDTCQVTADVTIYDQISISCPTITDTFLCAPGLICLDFPIDQQTKTSVNFGSWSSNQFCFNADTSGVYSFVVAAENDCYADTCWFALEVTVYDEIEIQAPAEVIDTTLFELGELCLDLPIVGYDSVYVSTGSFNNGQLCLEIVDSGTYQIDISAVSQCGRDSASITLNVKLAPEIIMGCPTDLDNIYLIEEREVKIPLPIRGHDQVIISDTGASWINDSLRFTPHQDGNYFFEVTASNNGGDEVTCEFDCYVEMTTDFDIDVVDLEGSFPQSAQIGDSIPIEIAIESNTNFLTQMDVRNFKIKILFDPVCVDPHNMIKGPMTDYSTWDDYQMRVDTDTVIINMNSSDPLNGNGILFNLEAGFIVQDTNFSNSTNLKVVSFETNAGDPNIIDGLGTVTLHWVSDVTAYDAHVVPEDFELMTNYPNPFNAGTTISFAIARETHVAIDILNIRGQKVTTLVNQVLGPGYYETSWDGKSTDGRTSASGMYFYRMTTDEKIESRKMIMLK
- a CDS encoding BON domain-containing protein; protein product: MRIMKLKKLALRRPLLNFLTVTANLFLILFALQSNINAQVAGDISDKAITDALETHLLLEESVPTHKIDITTTDGVVTLSGEVDNLLAKQRATDVATTLRGVRAVINSIVVDPRPRLDQQIKQDINRALLEDPAVEVADLKISVKDGVVHLGGIVASRQEKNLAADVSAGITGVRDVNNQIAIEYSIERSDEEIEKDILRRLESDIWVDEGFIQVEVTDGEVVLAGTVGSLAEKRSARSDAWVIGVIEVYSEDLEVNWAFRDSLQRKRKYAPVDSEKLAQAVEDALFYDPRVDEDDVEVYVQDHSVTLSGTVNSLRGRKAAYSDAQNTTGVMRVYNHLRVRPNEIPENSVLEDRIRASFGRDPYVDLFEIRVSVVNGKAFLDGRVNNSFESRRAENLASSVNGVVDVVNMIDYEYAYDPKPDWELAQDIRDMIFWNPLLTEQGLTIEVNDGVVRLDGEVDSWIEFFEAEEIAFKVGAKDVRNHLEISNLSLYRTPTERFMIGSDDL